One region of Streptomyces subrutilus genomic DNA includes:
- a CDS encoding acyl carrier protein, protein MSDRLTLEELAALMKTAGITVDPAELANRPDSAFDEYGLDSLGLLGIVGELENRRGRALPADADRCKTPGEFLDLVNNSLMTGA, encoded by the coding sequence ATGTCCGACCGACTGACCCTGGAGGAGCTGGCGGCCCTGATGAAGACCGCCGGCATCACCGTCGACCCCGCCGAGTTGGCGAACCGTCCGGACTCGGCCTTCGACGAGTACGGCCTGGACTCGCTGGGCCTGCTCGGCATCGTCGGCGAGCTGGAGAACCGGCGCGGGCGGGCGCTGCCCGCCGACGCCGACCGCTGCAAGACCCCCGGCGAGTTCCTCGACCTCGTCAACAACAGCCTGATGACAGGAGCCTGA